A region of Spirochaetota bacterium DNA encodes the following proteins:
- a CDS encoding ferritin family protein, translating into MIVNFSPDEILKIAEQMERNGNSFYSSAAKSSTRQITRDLLNRLADMEVEHEKVFAGMRNKLLSLGESTSVYDPEDHAILYLQAWADGQVFDEKGNLTEQLIGNIDIEEILQTAIGLEKDSILFYIGMKEMITEERGRSEIDVIINEEMKHIALLSSELRSLRS; encoded by the coding sequence ATGATAGTCAATTTTAGCCCTGATGAGATTCTAAAGATTGCAGAGCAGATGGAGCGAAATGGAAATAGCTTTTATAGCAGTGCGGCTAAATCAAGCACAAGACAAATAACCCGTGATCTGTTGAATAGGCTTGCAGATATGGAGGTGGAGCATGAAAAGGTGTTCGCCGGGATGAGGAATAAGTTGTTAAGTCTAGGAGAATCTACATCTGTATACGATCCTGAGGATCATGCAATCTTATACTTGCAAGCATGGGCTGATGGTCAGGTTTTTGATGAGAAGGGTAATTTAACGGAGCAACTTATAGGAAATATTGATATTGAAGAAATTCTTCAAACAGCCATTGGTTTGGAAAAGGATTCTATTTTGTTTTATATTGGTATGAAAGAGATGATTACTGAGGAGCGTGGGCGTAGTGAGATTGATGTGATTATAAATGAAGAGATGAAGCATATTGCCCTTCTTAGCTCAGAACTAAGATCATTGAGGTCCTGA
- a CDS encoding ferritin — MMNKKILDALNEQLNAELYSSYLYLAMCAYFKSINLDGFANWMRVQAQEELVHAMKFFDYINNRGGRVTFALIEKPPLEWGSPLDAFEDAYRHEQKVTGLIHDIVDLSQTEKDYSTFNFLQWFVSEQVEEEASADMVVQMLKLIGDQGNGLFIVDRELAQRVFTQPNETADGGIR; from the coding sequence ATGATGAATAAAAAGATATTAGATGCTTTGAATGAACAGCTTAATGCTGAACTCTACTCATCTTATCTATATCTTGCGATGTGCGCTTATTTTAAATCTATCAATTTAGATGGTTTTGCAAATTGGATGAGAGTTCAGGCACAGGAGGAACTTGTTCATGCAATGAAGTTCTTTGATTATATTAACAATAGAGGCGGTCGAGTAACGTTTGCTTTAATAGAGAAACCTCCATTGGAATGGGGTTCGCCTCTTGATGCATTTGAAGATGCTTATAGACATGAGCAAAAGGTTACAGGATTGATTCATGACATCGTTGATCTTTCCCAAACAGAGAAGGATTATTCCACATTTAACTTTCTACAATGGTTTGTATCAGAACAGGTTGAGGAAGAGGCCTCAGCGGATATGGTGGTGCAGATGCTAAAATTGATTGGTGATCAGGGGAATGGACTCTTTATAGTAGATCGAGAATTGGCCCAACGTGTGTTTACACAACCCAATGAGACAGCAGATGGAGGAATAAGATGA
- a CDS encoding desulfoferrodoxin yields MAERYEVYKCEACGNIIEVLHGGKGELVCCGEPMKLFKENTVDAAKEKHVPVVENTDHGVKVKVGDVPHPMEEKHYIEWIETIQKDGKIDRIYLKPGEAPEASFCCVESGSIYREYCNLHGLWKG; encoded by the coding sequence ATGGCAGAGAGATATGAGGTTTACAAGTGTGAGGCGTGTGGTAACATAATTGAAGTTTTACATGGAGGGAAGGGCGAGCTTGTCTGCTGTGGTGAGCCTATGAAACTATTTAAGGAGAATACTGTTGATGCTGCAAAGGAAAAGCATGTCCCAGTTGTTGAAAATACTGATCATGGTGTAAAGGTTAAGGTGGGAGATGTTCCTCATCCAATGGAAGAGAAACATTATATCGAATGGATTGAAACCATACAAAAAGATGGGAAGATCGATAGAATATACTTAAAACCAGGCGAGGCACCTGAAGCTTCCTTCTGTTGCGTAGAGAGTGGTTCAATATATAGAGAATATTGCAACCTTCATGGATTATGGAAGGGATAG
- a CDS encoding rubrerythrin family protein encodes MGVKELLHKAYTGEAKAVLRLKVFADKAEEEGYPQIAKLFRVISFSEEIHGTRSLKMLKEIKSTEENLASSFESETQVAEVAYSEFLKEAEKEDNNQAALLFSQSRDVEQTHSKLYKKAMGHMAAESETTYYVCKVCGYVADAILPDECPVCSAKKEQFVEF; translated from the coding sequence ATGGGAGTAAAAGAACTGTTACATAAAGCATACACAGGTGAGGCTAAGGCTGTGCTTCGGTTGAAGGTCTTTGCTGATAAAGCAGAGGAAGAAGGTTATCCTCAGATAGCAAAACTCTTTCGTGTAATTTCTTTCTCTGAGGAGATACATGGCACTCGTTCGCTGAAAATGCTTAAAGAGATTAAGAGCACTGAGGAAAATCTTGCATCAAGCTTCGAGTCAGAGACTCAGGTGGCAGAAGTTGCATATAGTGAATTTCTCAAAGAGGCTGAGAAGGAAGATAACAACCAAGCAGCCCTGCTGTTCAGTCAATCCAGAGATGTTGAACAAACTCATTCTAAGCTGTATAAAAAGGCTATGGGACATATGGCTGCGGAAAGCGAGACCACATATTATGTCTGTAAGGTATGTGGATATGTTGCGGATGCAATTTTACCGGATGAATGTCCTGTTTGCAGCGCAAAGAAGGAGCAATTTGTGGAGTTTTAA
- the prxU gene encoding thioredoxin-dependent peroxiredoxin (Most members of this family contain a selenocysteine.): MAEEIPLGCARPTGASIGDSGTMETESSNDIIKKEERPMIKVGHKAPDFTAPAYHKGEFINVKLSDYLGKWILLCFYPGDFTFVUATEISAVADKNSEFEKLGVHVLSMSVDSMFVHKMWNDYELSKMVDEGVPFPMLSDGGGRVGRVYGVYDEDAGVENRGRFIIDPDGVVQGYEVLTPPVGRNVEETFRQVQAFQHVRASKGTEATPSGWKPGGQTLKPGPDLVGNVWKEWKP; encoded by the coding sequence ATGGCTGAAGAGATTCCTCTTGGTTGTGCTCGTCCAACTGGTGCATCCATTGGTGATAGTGGAACAATGGAGACAGAAAGCAGTAATGATATTATAAAGAAGGAGGAGAGACCAATGATTAAGGTAGGGCATAAAGCCCCTGATTTTACAGCACCGGCATATCATAAGGGCGAATTTATCAATGTAAAACTTTCTGATTATTTGGGTAAATGGATTCTCTTATGTTTTTATCCGGGAGATTTTACCTTTGTTTGAGCAACAGAGATATCGGCAGTTGCTGATAAGAATAGCGAATTTGAGAAACTTGGAGTTCATGTACTCTCAATGAGCGTTGATAGCATGTTTGTTCATAAGATGTGGAATGATTATGAGTTGTCAAAGATGGTTGATGAAGGCGTCCCCTTTCCGATGCTTTCTGATGGTGGAGGTAGAGTTGGGAGGGTATATGGAGTTTATGATGAAGATGCTGGTGTTGAAAACCGGGGTAGATTTATTATAGATCCTGACGGTGTTGTACAGGGATATGAGGTGTTAACACCGCCTGTTGGAAGGAATGTTGAAGAGACATTTCGCCAAGTACAGGCATTTCAGCATGTTCGTGCAAGTAAAGGGACTGAGGCAACACCTTCAGGTTGGAAACCAGGTGGTCAAACCTTAAAACCTGGGCCAGATTTGGTAGGTAATGTATGGAAGGAATGGAAGCCTTAA
- a CDS encoding rhodanese-like domain-containing protein produces the protein MLKKLVCSEEKIKNLYPVDVWDILRGDSRDEYIILDVRTPPEYEEGHIPGSRFIPLNELDQRYSELERLKKIIVYCRSGKRSMGGAILLCNLGLQNIHNMIGGVSNWPYELVKGPPDEAREFFKDVNDIKELFLFALQMEKSSQEFYLKVMQKIEDMETKDLMEKLSKMESKHLEMIYTQLKEVWPDAPSVQDIKESEFMEGGISLPYSLLKFDEESITSRMEALELALEMECKAFDLYHTMATKVEPSLITFFQSLALQERIHIDQLSRIL, from the coding sequence ATGTTAAAAAAGCTTGTTTGTTCAGAGGAAAAAATTAAAAATCTTTATCCAGTTGATGTATGGGACATTCTGCGGGGAGATAGTAGGGATGAATACATTATACTTGATGTAAGAACGCCGCCAGAATATGAGGAGGGACATATTCCTGGATCTCGGTTTATTCCTTTAAATGAGTTGGATCAAAGGTATTCAGAGTTAGAGAGACTGAAGAAGATTATAGTATATTGTCGTTCAGGAAAGAGAAGCATGGGAGGGGCTATATTGCTCTGTAACCTCGGATTGCAAAATATTCACAATATGATTGGAGGAGTAAGTAATTGGCCCTATGAGCTAGTGAAGGGACCTCCTGATGAAGCCAGGGAGTTTTTTAAGGATGTAAATGATATTAAGGAACTTTTTTTGTTTGCTCTTCAGATGGAGAAGAGCAGTCAGGAATTCTACCTTAAAGTTATGCAAAAAATTGAGGATATGGAGACAAAGGATTTAATGGAGAAGCTTTCTAAGATGGAGAGTAAGCATTTAGAGATGATTTATACTCAATTAAAGGAAGTATGGCCAGATGCTCCTTCTGTTCAGGATATAAAGGAATCAGAATTTATGGAGGGGGGCATATCCCTACCATATTCCCTTCTAAAGTTTGATGAGGAGTCAATAACAAGTAGGATGGAGGCTCTTGAATTAGCCCTGGAGATGGAATGCAAGGCCTTTGATCTTTATCATACAATGGCTACTAAAGTAGAGCCATCACTTATAACATTTTTCCAGAGTCTTGCATTGCAGGAGAGAATTCATATAGATCAACTCTCTCGTATTCTCTAA
- a CDS encoding Uxx-star family glutaredoxin-like (seleno)protein — MSEEVKIYTTPTCPHCRTAKEYLSKKGIKFIAYDVTQDKDALKEMIDISGARSVPVVSACGEVMVGFDPQKIDQMLNCIENRSDV, encoded by the coding sequence ATGTCTGAAGAAGTAAAAATTTACACAACTCCAACCTGTCCTCATTGCCGCACAGCGAAAGAGTATCTTTCTAAAAAGGGAATAAAATTTATAGCTTACGATGTTACGCAGGATAAGGATGCATTAAAGGAGATGATTGATATCTCTGGTGCGAGATCTGTGCCTGTTGTTTCAGCATGCGGAGAGGTTATGGTTGGATTTGATCCACAGAAAATTGATCAGATGTTGAATTGTATTGAAAACAGATCAGATGTGTAA
- a CDS encoding multiheme c-type cytochrome, whose product MEGNIVKKSILILMSCSIIALSRTAIISQDKCIDCHKKVNPQRVIDWESSKHSESGITCFSCHGSEHKSNNDIDLVEMPHEETCGECHERQFDQFIKGKHNLGWSSMMAMPVTHMEPEILMIGGKGCGGCHNMGMKTEKQREELRKKGYKYRTNSCDECHTRHTFSKKEAQDPKACQICHMGFDHPQWEMYESSKHGERYAMKEIGRLPKQASAPTCQNCHLPEGTHTNKVGWGFFAVRLPMPKDKQWAKDRATILKALGVLDPNGTPTGRLDLVKKLDFARLTEEDWRREREKMVKICSNCHSERYARGELQKGDQMIKESDRLMAEAIDVVAKLYTQGIIKKPKHYSYAYPDFMYFYQTGGSYIEQVLFTMFMKHRMRTYQGVFHANPDYAYWYGYAAMVKDLDYIKEIASTLRLKAKSKRK is encoded by the coding sequence ATGGAAGGGAACATTGTAAAAAAAAGTATTTTAATACTTATGAGTTGTTCAATAATTGCTCTAAGTAGAACTGCTATAATAAGCCAGGATAAATGTATTGATTGTCACAAGAAGGTTAACCCGCAGCGTGTAATAGACTGGGAGAGTAGCAAGCATAGCGAAAGTGGTATCACATGTTTTTCATGTCATGGTTCAGAGCATAAGTCGAATAATGATATTGATTTAGTCGAGATGCCGCATGAAGAAACATGCGGAGAGTGTCATGAAAGGCAGTTCGATCAGTTCATAAAAGGTAAACATAATCTGGGATGGTCATCGATGATGGCTATGCCCGTGACACATATGGAGCCTGAAATTCTCATGATAGGTGGTAAGGGTTGCGGTGGCTGCCATAATATGGGTATGAAGACTGAGAAGCAGAGAGAGGAACTTCGCAAAAAGGGATATAAATATCGAACCAATTCTTGCGATGAATGCCATACTAGACACACCTTTTCGAAAAAGGAGGCTCAGGATCCAAAGGCTTGTCAGATATGCCATATGGGATTTGATCATCCTCAGTGGGAGATGTATGAAAGCTCTAAGCATGGAGAGAGGTACGCAATGAAGGAAATAGGGCGTTTGCCTAAGCAAGCATCCGCTCCGACATGTCAGAATTGCCATTTGCCTGAAGGCACTCATACAAACAAGGTGGGCTGGGGATTTTTTGCTGTCAGACTTCCCATGCCTAAGGACAAGCAATGGGCAAAGGACAGGGCTACCATTCTTAAGGCCCTTGGTGTTCTTGATCCAAATGGCACACCTACTGGTAGATTGGATCTAGTTAAGAAATTAGATTTTGCTAGGCTAACTGAAGAAGACTGGAGAAGGGAGCGGGAGAAGATGGTTAAGATCTGTTCTAACTGTCATTCTGAAAGATACGCTCGGGGTGAATTACAGAAGGGAGATCAGATGATCAAGGAGTCTGATCGCCTGATGGCTGAAGCGATTGATGTTGTGGCAAAGCTTTATACACAGGGAATTATAAAAAAGCCAAAGCATTATTCCTACGCATATCCTGATTTTATGTATTTTTATCAAACAGGCGGTTCATATATTGAGCAGGTTCTGTTTACCATGTTCATGAAACACAGAATGCGAACATATCAGGGAGTATTTCACGCAAATCCTGATTATGCTTATTGGTATGGATACGCTGCGATGGTAAAAGATCTCGATTATATAAAGGAGATTGCTTCTACTTTACGACTTAAAGCAAAAAGTAAAAGAAAATGA
- a CDS encoding rubrerythrin family protein has protein sequence MDFKGSKTEKNLLISFAGESQARNRYTYFASQAKKEGYEQIAAIFNETADNEKEHAKRFFKLLKGGDVEITAAYPAGVIGDTASNLKAAAAGEHHEWTEMYTGFADVADEEGFKDIAIQFRSIARVEEQHEKRYLALLKNLEEGKVFKKDFTAKWKCRNCGYVHEGEGAPNRCPACDHEQAYFELHVENY, from the coding sequence ATGGATTTTAAAGGAAGTAAAACAGAAAAGAATTTATTAATCTCTTTTGCTGGGGAGTCTCAGGCCAGGAATCGATACACCTACTTCGCTTCGCAAGCAAAAAAAGAGGGTTATGAACAGATAGCTGCGATATTTAATGAGACCGCTGATAATGAGAAAGAACATGCAAAGCGGTTTTTTAAATTATTAAAGGGTGGAGATGTCGAGATTACTGCTGCTTATCCTGCAGGAGTTATTGGTGATACTGCCTCAAATTTAAAGGCTGCGGCGGCTGGTGAACATCATGAATGGACAGAGATGTATACTGGATTTGCTGATGTGGCTGATGAGGAGGGATTTAAGGATATTGCCATACAGTTTCGGTCAATTGCTAGAGTTGAGGAGCAGCATGAGAAGAGGTATCTTGCCCTGCTTAAAAATCTTGAGGAGGGGAAGGTATTTAAGAAGGATTTCACTGCAAAATGGAAGTGTCGAAATTGTGGGTATGTTCATGAGGGAGAAGGTGCGCCGAATAGATGCCCGGCATGTGATCATGAACAGGCCTACTTTGAACTGCATGTAGAAAATTATTAA
- a CDS encoding DUF4242 domain-containing protein — protein sequence MPKYMIIHQKDPKFVSHHINNFCKTCAREKEASWMRVNYNLKEGKIYCLWEASDRETLINILNKHHLPSEEVVEVDEMTPDECYWDIHGDMED from the coding sequence ATGCCCAAATACATGATAATACATCAGAAAGATCCAAAGTTTGTATCGCACCATATTAATAATTTTTGTAAAACATGCGCAAGGGAAAAGGAAGCTAGCTGGATGAGGGTAAATTACAACTTGAAGGAGGGCAAAATATATTGTTTGTGGGAGGCTTCTGATCGAGAAACCCTAATCAATATCTTAAATAAACATCACCTGCCATCCGAAGAAGTCGTGGAGGTTGATGAGATGACACCTGACGAGTGTTATTGGGATATTCATGGAGATATGGAGGATTAG
- the acsA gene encoding acetate--CoA ligase, with translation MNSLQPREPQANLKSYEDVYDKFQWSDVERDFTWYNTGKVNIAYEAIDKHTENWRKNKVALYYIDDFREEKYTFMELKYLSNRFANVLRSIGIKKGDRVFVFMPRSPELYITFLGIAKIGAVVGPLFEAFMEEAVRDRLADSEAVAIITTPEMKHRIPNRDLPFLKHIILVGVEDRLESGEISYELEMEKASEKAEIEWLGLEDPLILHYTSGSTGKPKGVLHVQNAMIGQYQTAKWVLDLRDEDIFWCTADPGWITGTAYGIYGPWLNGATSLIRGGRFSVDRWYSTIEKYKVSIWYSAPTAFRLFMAAGDEEVSKYNLETLRLIFSVGEPLNPEVIRWGLKAFNQSIHDTWWMTETGMQIIVNFPSMPVRPGSMGKPFPGVEAAILDDKGNRLPPNSIGNLAIKAGWPSMMRKIWKNEEKYKQYFSFNGWYISGDSAYQDADGYFWFQGRVDDVIKTSGERVGPFEVESKLLEHPAVAEAGVIGKPDALRGQIIKAFISLNKGYSPSDELKGEISQFVKKELAAHAAPREIDFRDSLPKTRSGKIMRRVLKAWELGLPTGDLSTMEE, from the coding sequence ATGAATTCGTTACAACCAAGAGAGCCACAGGCTAATTTGAAAAGTTACGAAGATGTATACGATAAGTTTCAATGGTCAGATGTTGAAAGGGATTTTACTTGGTATAACACCGGTAAGGTGAATATAGCCTATGAGGCTATTGATAAGCATACCGAGAATTGGCGCAAGAACAAGGTGGCTCTCTATTATATAGATGATTTTAGGGAAGAAAAATATACCTTTATGGAACTTAAGTATCTTTCAAACCGATTTGCCAATGTGTTAAGATCTATAGGCATTAAGAAGGGTGATAGGGTTTTTGTTTTTATGCCTCGATCTCCGGAACTTTACATTACCTTTCTGGGCATAGCTAAGATTGGAGCTGTGGTAGGGCCATTATTCGAAGCATTTATGGAGGAGGCAGTTAGGGATCGATTGGCTGATAGTGAGGCAGTGGCAATTATTACTACACCAGAGATGAAACATAGAATACCAAATCGGGATTTGCCATTTCTGAAACATATAATCTTGGTTGGAGTTGAGGATAGATTGGAATCTGGAGAGATTAGCTATGAATTAGAGATGGAGAAGGCATCTGAGAAGGCTGAGATAGAATGGTTAGGATTGGAGGATCCTTTAATCCTGCACTACACCTCCGGGTCTACTGGCAAGCCCAAAGGTGTTCTTCATGTTCAGAACGCAATGATAGGGCAATATCAGACAGCTAAGTGGGTGTTGGATCTGAGGGATGAAGATATCTTTTGGTGTACTGCGGATCCTGGTTGGATAACTGGAACAGCTTATGGAATCTATGGACCCTGGCTCAATGGCGCAACAAGCCTCATCAGGGGGGGGCGATTCAGCGTTGATAGATGGTACTCTACAATAGAGAAATATAAAGTATCTATATGGTATAGCGCTCCGACTGCCTTTAGATTGTTCATGGCAGCTGGGGATGAAGAAGTTTCGAAATATAATCTTGAAACATTGAGATTGATTTTCAGTGTAGGAGAACCATTAAATCCAGAGGTGATTCGTTGGGGATTAAAGGCTTTTAATCAATCCATTCATGACACATGGTGGATGACTGAGACTGGGATGCAGATTATAGTCAATTTCCCGAGCATGCCTGTAAGGCCTGGTTCAATGGGAAAGCCCTTCCCAGGTGTTGAGGCAGCAATTTTAGATGATAAGGGCAACAGGTTGCCCCCAAACAGTATAGGCAATCTTGCAATTAAGGCAGGCTGGCCATCAATGATGAGAAAGATATGGAAAAATGAGGAAAAGTATAAGCAATATTTCTCTTTTAATGGGTGGTATATCTCTGGTGATTCAGCCTACCAGGATGCGGATGGTTATTTTTGGTTTCAGGGTAGGGTGGATGATGTTATTAAGACTTCTGGAGAGCGTGTTGGTCCCTTTGAGGTGGAGAGCAAGCTACTTGAACATCCCGCAGTTGCAGAGGCAGGTGTAATTGGGAAACCAGATGCGCTAAGAGGACAGATAATTAAGGCATTTATCTCTCTTAATAAAGGATATTCGCCTTCAGATGAATTAAAAGGGGAGATATCACAGTTTGTTAAGAAAGAATTAGCTGCGCATGCAGCGCCTAGAGAGATAGACTTTCGCGATTCATTACCTAAGACCAGGAGCGGAAAGATAATGAGAAGAGTCCTTAAGGCTTGGGAGTTAGGCTTGCCTACTGGTGATCTATCCACAATGGAGGAGTAA
- a CDS encoding coniferyl aldehyde dehydrogenase, whose protein sequence is MNKTKTVDSGSKKAPTKRAGKSAAANPYMHILERQKAAFNTNDIRTYKERVDALMRLNKSLGEFSEELVSAIQADFGHRSHHETIITEVLASMAEIRITKAKLKGWMKHKKAPMSIAVMPATGRILYQPKGVVGIMGAWNYPAFLVFSPLIGVLSAGNHAMIKPSDVTPRTSEVIQKMIAKHFDEEYITVITGDVNAAIAFSELPFDHLIYTGNTEVGRKVMMAAAKNLTPVTLEMGGKSPTIISEDYPIKKVVTRIMMGKSINAGQTCVAPDYIMLPKSKEQDFINEYSKAAAKRYPSLANNEDITCIINDRHFKRIQGLIDDAKQKGANIIQVNPNNDSLPKGKCIIPTTIITNVTDDMKVMQEEIFGPVIPLKTYETLEEALQYVKNRERPLALYYFDNRKKRIDRMIKQSISGGACVNDTMLHLAHMNMPFGGVGSSGTGSYHGFDGFVEFSHKKAVLYQRKFFSPSVFMKGPYPQRLIGILKSLIKRLG, encoded by the coding sequence ATGAATAAAACAAAAACTGTTGATTCTGGATCAAAAAAAGCACCAACTAAGAGAGCTGGCAAGTCGGCTGCTGCTAATCCATATATGCATATTCTTGAGCGACAAAAGGCAGCATTCAACACAAATGATATTCGAACCTATAAGGAAAGGGTTGATGCATTGATGCGTTTGAACAAATCGTTGGGGGAATTCTCAGAGGAATTGGTTTCCGCTATACAGGCTGACTTCGGTCATCGCTCTCACCATGAAACCATAATTACAGAGGTGCTGGCCTCCATGGCAGAGATACGCATAACGAAGGCAAAGCTCAAGGGCTGGATGAAACATAAAAAGGCTCCTATGAGCATAGCTGTAATGCCAGCCACCGGGCGTATCCTTTATCAACCCAAGGGTGTTGTTGGCATAATGGGAGCATGGAACTACCCGGCATTCCTAGTATTCTCTCCCCTAATTGGAGTTCTGAGCGCTGGCAATCATGCCATGATAAAACCATCCGATGTCACCCCAAGGACCTCAGAGGTTATTCAAAAAATGATAGCTAAACACTTTGATGAGGAATATATAACTGTTATCACAGGGGATGTGAATGCAGCAATCGCCTTCTCCGAACTGCCCTTTGATCATCTTATATATACAGGCAACACAGAAGTTGGTCGCAAGGTGATGATGGCTGCTGCAAAAAACCTGACACCAGTCACACTTGAAATGGGAGGCAAATCGCCAACCATAATAAGCGAAGATTATCCGATTAAGAAGGTAGTCACAAGAATTATGATGGGTAAATCAATTAATGCTGGACAAACCTGTGTTGCGCCAGATTACATTATGCTGCCCAAAAGCAAAGAACAGGATTTCATTAACGAGTATTCCAAGGCAGCAGCAAAGCGCTATCCTTCATTAGCCAATAACGAAGATATCACCTGTATTATAAATGATCGTCACTTCAAACGTATTCAAGGTCTTATTGATGACGCAAAGCAGAAAGGGGCAAATATTATCCAGGTAAATCCCAATAACGATAGCCTCCCAAAGGGCAAATGCATCATCCCAACGACCATAATTACTAATGTAACTGACGACATGAAGGTGATGCAGGAGGAAATATTCGGGCCGGTTATACCACTAAAAACCTATGAGACTCTTGAGGAGGCTCTACAATATGTCAAAAACAGAGAAAGACCTCTTGCATTATACTATTTCGACAACAGGAAGAAAAGAATAGATAGGATGATAAAGCAAAGCATATCTGGAGGTGCATGTGTGAATGACACTATGCTGCATCTTGCACATATGAATATGCCCTTTGGAGGCGTAGGATCAAGTGGGACCGGAAGTTACCATGGATTTGACGGTTTTGTTGAGTTCTCCCACAAAAAGGCGGTTCTCTATCAGCGTAAATTCTTCTCTCCCTCAGTATTTATGAAGGGCCCATACCCACAACGATTAATAGGCATATTAAAATCGTTAATTAAACGATTAGGATAA
- a CDS encoding response regulator transcription factor, with translation MSTKKKNNVNIVLVDDHPIIREGIKQVVEKADDLKVCGGASDASEAMVLINKHKPDIVIVDISLGGSINGIDLVRSIRERFPEVYTLMLSMHEESLYAERAIRAGARGYIMKEVAPKNIIDAIRTVLKGDLYISDILSKKIIDKLIHGSVDTDGLSIDTLTDREFEIFQLIGNGFSTKEIAKKLNLSIYTVESHRRNIRTKMKLNNSAELTKHAIQWIIMQEK, from the coding sequence ATGAGTACAAAAAAAAAGAATAATGTAAACATTGTGTTAGTTGATGATCATCCAATTATCAGGGAGGGAATAAAGCAGGTAGTTGAGAAGGCTGATGATCTAAAGGTATGCGGCGGGGCTTCAGATGCAAGTGAGGCAATGGTCCTAATCAATAAACATAAGCCTGACATTGTGATTGTGGATATCTCTCTTGGAGGTAGTATAAATGGCATTGATCTAGTAAGATCCATACGAGAGAGATTCCCGGAGGTGTATACTCTTATGCTCTCTATGCATGAAGAATCGCTTTATGCTGAGCGTGCCATAAGGGCTGGAGCAAGGGGTTACATCATGAAGGAGGTGGCGCCCAAAAATATAATTGACGCTATACGGACTGTTCTGAAAGGCGATCTATACATAAGTGATATCCTCTCAAAAAAGATTATTGACAAGCTTATTCATGGATCCGTTGATACAGATGGGCTGTCCATTGATACACTGACGGATAGGGAGTTTGAAATCTTTCAACTAATCGGTAATGGATTCAGCACAAAGGAAATAGCAAAGAAATTGAATCTAAGCATTTATACAGTTGAGAGTCACAGAAGAAATATTCGAACTAAGATGAAGCTGAATAATTCTGCTGAGTTGACTAAACACGCCATTCAATGGATCATTATGCAAGAAAAGTAA
- a CDS encoding rubrerythrin family protein, whose translation MNQELPQLIDESIKLEENVANLYLYLYKQFPEDSDFWWEMQLEEKKHATLIRDSKDPLLSQDIFPSELLSSSLETLIGVNNKLISLMNDFNENPPSREAAFNAALEVERSAGEIHFNNAMDKTSSSGVMKVFQELTDDDKDHVNRILYYMKDKGIG comes from the coding sequence ATGAACCAAGAATTACCTCAACTTATCGATGAATCGATAAAACTGGAAGAAAATGTGGCCAATCTTTATCTGTATTTATACAAACAATTTCCAGAAGATTCGGATTTTTGGTGGGAAATGCAATTGGAAGAAAAAAAGCATGCTACTCTCATAAGGGATAGCAAAGACCCTCTCTTATCTCAAGATATCTTTCCATCTGAATTATTAAGTTCATCATTGGAAACCCTAATTGGAGTGAACAACAAATTGATTTCACTAATGAATGACTTCAACGAAAATCCCCCTTCAAGAGAAGCGGCATTTAATGCTGCCCTCGAAGTTGAAAGGTCAGCAGGGGAGATTCACTTCAATAATGCTATGGATAAAACATCATCCTCAGGAGTAATGAAAGTCTTTCAAGAATTGACTGATGATGATAAGGATCATGTTAATAGGATTCTATACTATATGAAGGATAAAGGGATAGGCTAA